A genomic segment from Pistricoccus aurantiacus encodes:
- a CDS encoding monovalent cation/H+ antiporter subunit D, protein MMQHLIILPVVLPLATGAMLLLNRQRNTRIRRNVGLLATALLVVIAIALVVKAASGEVDYYALGDWQPPFGIILVLDRLSALMVLLTSLLALACVIFASAGEDDQGSNFHGLFQLQLMGINGAFLTGDLFNLFVFFEVLLLASYALLVHGGGKPRIQASVHYVVLNLANSSLFLIAVGVLYGATGTLNMADMAMRIGAIEPERTGLVSAAALLLLVVFGVKAAILPLYFWLPRAYAAAPAPVAALFAIMTKVGVYAILRVYHLIFGEQAGPLAALEQPWVWWLSLATLAAAAIGVLAARDLRLMVSYLILVSVGTLLAGIGIRSPESVSALLYYLIHTTLVTGGLFLLAEMIGQERGKAGTRLVKGKPLRHANLLGLLFFLGAITVAGIPPLSGALGKVLLLSSTPEALRFWFWPILLSSGLCALIALSRAGSTLFWRSNEGETQDIVLSRRQLIGVSMLLGASPVIVALSGPIHAYTTATAEQLAQPRILIEAILIDSGEKP, encoded by the coding sequence GTGATGCAGCATCTCATCATTCTGCCAGTGGTCCTGCCGCTGGCCACCGGCGCCATGCTGCTGCTCAATCGCCAGCGCAATACGCGAATCCGGCGTAATGTCGGATTGCTGGCCACCGCCTTGCTGGTGGTCATCGCCATCGCTCTTGTCGTCAAGGCCGCCAGCGGGGAGGTGGACTATTATGCCCTGGGAGACTGGCAGCCTCCTTTCGGGATCATTCTGGTACTGGACCGGCTATCCGCGCTCATGGTGCTGTTGACATCGCTGCTGGCTTTGGCCTGCGTGATCTTCGCCAGCGCTGGGGAAGACGATCAGGGCAGCAACTTTCATGGTCTGTTCCAGCTTCAGCTGATGGGTATCAACGGCGCTTTTCTGACCGGCGACCTGTTCAACCTGTTCGTGTTCTTCGAGGTACTGCTACTGGCCTCCTACGCGCTGCTGGTGCACGGCGGGGGCAAGCCGCGCATTCAGGCCAGCGTGCATTACGTAGTGCTCAACCTGGCCAACTCCTCGTTGTTTCTGATAGCCGTGGGCGTGCTTTACGGCGCCACCGGCACCCTCAACATGGCAGACATGGCGATGCGTATCGGAGCCATCGAGCCGGAGCGCACCGGGCTGGTCAGCGCCGCGGCGCTCCTGCTGCTGGTGGTGTTCGGGGTCAAGGCGGCCATTCTGCCGCTTTATTTCTGGCTGCCTCGCGCCTACGCCGCTGCCCCGGCACCGGTGGCGGCACTGTTCGCCATCATGACCAAGGTAGGGGTTTACGCCATCCTGCGGGTCTATCATCTGATCTTCGGCGAACAGGCCGGTCCTCTGGCGGCGCTGGAACAGCCCTGGGTGTGGTGGCTTTCTCTGGCGACGCTGGCGGCGGCGGCCATTGGAGTGCTGGCGGCGCGCGACCTGCGTCTGATGGTGTCTTATCTGATTCTGGTTTCCGTCGGCACCCTGCTGGCGGGTATCGGCATCCGTTCGCCGGAGTCCGTCAGTGCGCTATTGTATTACTTGATCCATACGACGCTGGTGACCGGCGGGCTTTTCCTGTTGGCGGAGATGATCGGCCAGGAACGCGGCAAGGCGGGGACTCGGCTGGTAAAAGGTAAACCCTTGCGCCATGCCAATCTGCTAGGGCTCTTGTTTTTCCTGGGTGCGATAACCGTGGCGGGCATTCCTCCCTTGTCGGGGGCACTCGGCAAGGTGCTGCTGTTGAGTTCGACGCCAGAGGCATTGCGGTTCTGGTTCTGGCCGATTCTGCTAAGCTCAGGGCTCTGTGCGCTGATTGCCCTGTCCCGAGCTGGCTCGACCCTGTTCTGGCGCAGTAACGAAGGAGAGACCCAGGATATTGTCCTGTCACGCCGTCAGCTGATTGGCGTATCCATGCTATTGGGAGCATCACCTGTGATCGTGGCGCTGTCTGGCCCCATCCATGCCTATACCAC